CGGGGGAAGTCGCCGGATTGTGCGGTCTTTCCGTCGAAGATGCTTTCCTGGCCCGGCAAAGAGAATATGATGAACCTTTCCTGGTGGATGGTGGGACAGGCAGTGGTTTTCAGGAAGCGGAGAACACTATCTCTGAGGCTGTAAGGAAAGAAGGATTATTTCTTACCCGGGGAGGGAGGTTCTATCACCTGACAGGCCCCAGTGACAAGGGGAGAGCTGTCCGCATACTGCTGGAGCTGTTTCAACGCCAAAAGGGAAATATCTTCAGCATTGCACTCGGAGACAGCCGGAATGATGCCCCGATGCTGAAGGAGGCTGATGTGGCTGTTTTGATTCAAAAAGAAGATGGTTCCTGTGAAGAGATAGAAGGATTAAGCGGTTTTCAATCCGATGCCCCAGGCCCCAGAGGCTGGAACAGGGCTATTTTGAGAATCCTGAAGGACTGAAGACGCAGAGGTTTTTCTTCTGTGCTTTTCAACTACTCAGGCACAAAGGGGCAAAGGCACAGAGGCACAAAGTTTCCTTTGGTTATTTGATGTTCAACTCGTCAAACCAGGTATCGGCCGGCCCACATCCTTGAATGCGCAGGTAAATTCGACAATGTAGATGCCCGCCGGACGGAGAGATGCGGACATAGCCTTGAAATGGTTGATGATGTCTTCATCGGAAATGCAGTAGCCGAGACTGTTGATGGGATTAATTGCCGCATCGAATTGGGGATTGAATTTCATTGTTTTCATATCGCCCAGGAGAACCTCGGCCTTTTCGCTCCACCCCGCCTCCCTGATTTTTTCCTGTGCATAGGAAACCATCTTCGTGTTGATATCATAGCCAGTGACACGGTAACCGTTTTGAGGAAAGGCTGTCAGATACATGCCGCTACCACAAGCTGGTTCCAGGATTTTCTTGACTTCAAAAGCAGCATATTTCCTGAAGCAATCAATAAAAAATTTCACCTCTCTGGAGACATCCCGTGAGAAGACAAATCATAGTAGAGCGGCAGGTTGTAGAAGAAAGAAGTATCAGTCGTGTCCAT
This portion of the bacterium genome encodes:
- the mpgP gene encoding mannosyl-3-phosphoglycerate phosphatase, with amino-acid sequence MSTFHRVKNKPAPDPFPVIITDLDGTLLDHHTYSFEEARPALELIRQRGIPLIMCSSKTRAEIEKIRKKLNNADPFISENGGGVFVPGNYFSFPFSFDREKHGYSVIELGTRYEKLIEALKRIQETTGLPLKGFSTMNTGEVAGLCGLSVEDAFLARQREYDEPFLVDGGTGSGFQEAENTISEAVRKEGLFLTRGGRFYHLTGPSDKGRAVRILLELFQRQKGNIFSIALGDSRNDAPMLKEADVAVLIQKEDGSCEEIEGLSGFQSDAPGPRGWNRAILRILKD
- a CDS encoding class I SAM-dependent methyltransferase, with the protein product MKFFIDCFRKYAAFEVKKILEPACGSGMYLTAFPQNGYRVTGYDINTKMVSYAQEKIREAGWSEKAEVLLGDMKTMKFNPQFDAAINPINSLGYCISDEDIINHFKAMSASLRPAGIYIVEFTCAFKDVGRPIPGLTS